In the Desulfosporosinus acidiphilus SJ4 genome, TTTATTTGCCAAAAAATATAGTAAAATTGATCGACTATATCAGTGTTTTTTCGATATATGGAGGTGAATATTTGACGACTGAGTTCGGAAATATCATAATTTGGAAGAAATATAAATTAATTATCGATTCCTGCTGTTTCGTGGGTTGTCCATTTGATTTAATCAATGAAATCTATCCGCGTAAATTGAACAATTGCAAAATTGCAGTGAAATGATTAGGAGAGAGCAGAAATGAGATTTCAACGTTCGATGTCAATCAAAACACGTGTAACTCTTTTAGTAGGGATTTTAATTGTTTTCGTGGTAATAGCACTCTCGGCGGCTGGGCTTTGGAATGCAGAGAAGATGCTGCAAACAAGTGAACTGCAAACGGAAAAGCTTGCTCAGCAAGGAATCCGGGATGAATTCAGCAACCGCCTGGATCAAGCTAAATCTTCAGTGTTGTCCTTGAGTATGAATCCGGATGTAGCTAAGGCCTTGGCAGAACGAGACCGGACGACTTTGGCACAGTTAGTTCAGCCTGTTTTTAATGAGGTTAAGAAGCAGGGCTTTAGTCAGCTTCAGTTTCATCTTGCTCCGGCGATCTCCTTCTATCGAGCACATTCTCCCAAAAAATTCGGAGATGACCTTTCAAAAATTCGGCCGACGGTGGTGGCCGCCAATACAGACCATAAGATAATAGAAGGTTTGGAAGAAGGAGTCGAAGGCTACGGTTTTCGGGTTGTAGTTCCTGTAAAGTATCAAGATCAGTGGGTTGGTAGTGTAGAATATGGGATGGATTTTGGCGAAGATTTTTTAAAAACTCTCCAGACGAAGAACCCCGGAGATTATTTTATTTACCTCCTCGATCCCTCGGCCTCGTTAGTTAAAAGCGTAAAGACAAATGGGGGATTACTGGCGGGCATCGGCAAAGATAATTATCCGGTGGCCCAGGATAGGGTAAAAGCGCTGGCAAATGGACAGTCTCAATTTGTGGTAAGCGGAGATGGACAGTCAAACATTCTGCTCATTCCGTTTAAGGACTATCAAGGTCAGGTGAAAGGCTATATTAAGGCTGTCCTTTCGCGGAGTGCGGTGCTTAAGCAACTCAATGATTTAAAACTATGGTCCTTTTTGATCGGCTTGGTGGTTCTTGTCTTAGGAGTGTTTGCAGGTTACATATTTTCCCGGAGTTTCACACGTCCTCTCATTGAATTAGCCGAAAATGCGGAGGTATTAGCCCAAGGCGATTTGAGAACGGCTATTAGGACTGACTGGTTCGGAGAGATAGGGACACTGGCTCTGGCTATGAGAAAGATGGTGGAAAACACGAAGGATATCTGCTCCTCGATCAACAAAGCGTTAAACCGGGTTGAGGATTCGACCAAGGAAATCTCAGTGGCCACAGATCAAACATCTTCAGGAATCGAACAAGTCGCCGAGAGCATTAATCAAGTGGCGATCGGTGCTCAAAAAATTGCTCAAAGCACAAGCGAAATAGGAGAACAAAGTTCAGGAATAAATCAAAGCGTCTTATCATTGGCCGGACATATGGAACGTATCTCACATAGTAATAGTGATGTCACTGAGCGGACACAGCAGGGTGAGGAAATGATGAAGGATTTAGCTGCAAAGATGAGCGTTTCAGCCTCTAAGGTGGAGGAAATTCAAACGGCAAGTCAGAGCCTTAAAGATCAAACCGGAAAGATCCGTGGGATCACGCAAATTATCTCCGGAATTTCTGAGCAAACGAATCTCCTTGCTCTTAATGCTGCCATTGAAGCTGCTCGCGCCGGGGAAGCCGGACGGGGATTTGCTGTCGTGGCTGAAGAGGTTCGAAAATTGGCGGAAGGTTCTCATCAAAGCGCCGAACAGATCGCTGAGCTCATTGATCAAGTGACTCGCAGCGTCGAGGCTTCAGCCCTCTCAACGGAAGAAGCTTTCTCCTTGATTCAGGAGCAGGTCGGGATTGGAAAAACAGCTCTGCAACGGTTTATGGATATTTCTCAAGGAATGCAGGGTGTTTCCAGTTCATTAGGGATAATGTCCGAAGAAGTTCAGCAAGTTGTCCGGATGAGCGAAACAATAGCTCATTCGATTCAGGTGATTAATGATATGTCCCAGGAAGATGCCGGTGCCTCAGAGGAAATTGCTGCTTCCAGTGAAGAAATGAGTGCCACGGTTACTTCAATTCGCGACAGTGTTGAGCAGTTGATCGTCTTAATGGAGGAATTGAAAACCCAGAGTACGAGGTTTGTCAGCTAACGGCCGCCCTTTCACCCTCATTTGAAGTTAAGGTGCCAATCAGGTATAATTGTTAATCAGGAAATTCTTAACCCTCAAGGGGACCTTTTTGAGGAGGAAAGCTGATGCAAGCGGTAACGGTAAAACAAATTTTCAGAGAGACAGAGAAGTTTCTCAACCAAACGTTGGAGATATCTGGTTGGGTTCGTACCATTCGCACCTCGAAAGCCTTCGGCTTTATCGAAATCAATGACGGTAGTTTTTTTGAAAACATTCAAGTGGTTTTTGACGAAAGCTTAACTAATTTTTTGGAAATTGGCAAGTTAACCATTAGCTCTGCCCTTCGTATCCAGGGGACCCTTGTCCCATCACCGGGAGCAAAGCAGCCCTTTGAATTGAAGGCGGAACATATAGAGATTCTGGCCCTCTCAAGTGCGGATTATCCTTTGCAAAAGAAGCGCCATACCTTTGAGTACTTGCGGACAATTGCTCATTTGCGTCCAAGAACAAATACATTTGCCGCGGTCTTTCGCATTAGGTCTGTAGTGGCCTATGCCATTCACAAGTTTTTTCAAGAAAAAGGGTTTGTCTATGTTCATACCCCCATTATTACGGGAAGTGATGCCGAGGGTGCCGGAGAAATGTTCAGGGTAACGGCTTTAGATCCGGCCAATCTGCCAAAGACGGACTCAGGAGCCATTGACTTTGCCAAGGATTTTTTTGGGAAGGAAACGAGTTTGACGGTCAGCGGTCAGCTTAATGTCGAGACGTATTGCATGGCTTTCCGCAATGTCTATACCTTCGGACCAACGTTCCGTGCCGAAAACTCCAATACGGCCAGACATGCCGCGGAGTTCTGGATGATCGAACCGGAAATTGCTTTCGCTGAGCTGAACGACAATATGAAATTGGCAGAAGAAATGATGAAGTATATTATTCAGTATGCTTTAGATTATGCTCCCGAAGAGATGGCCTTTTTCAATCAATTTGTTGATAAAACTCTCTTCGAACGCTTGGAAAATATCTTGAACTCTGATTTCGGTCAAATTACTTATACTGAAGCCGTGGAACTTTTGGAAAAGGAAAATTCCCAGTTTGAATATCCTGTGCATTGGGGCATAGATCTTCAAACGGAGCACGAACGCTATCTGACGGAAAAGATCTTTATGAAACCCGTGTTTGTTACGGATTATCCAAAGGACATAAAAGCTTTCTACATGCGGCTTAACGACGACAATAAAACGGTTGCAGCCATGGATCTCCTGGTACCGGGAGTCGGAGAAATTATTGGCGGAAGCCAGCGGGAGGAACGTCTTGAGGTTCTCGAAGAGCGGATGAAGGCGTTCGGCTTAAAGGAAGAGGATTATCACTGGTATCTCGATCTTAGAAAATACGGCGGTGTGAAGCATGCCGGGTATGGACTGGGCTTTGAACGGGTGATTATGTACCTGACAGGAATGTCGAATATTCGTGACGTTATAGCATTTCCTAGAACTGCCAACAGTTGTGAGTTTTAAGTACTCAGCAATCCGAGGCTCGCTCACGTGTTTGTGCGTTAGAAGTGAACCGCCGGCCATGACGATAAGCGGAAGAGCTTATCGCCTCTCCATGTAATGAGTTCACTTTTGTGGGCGAAGTTACCTTCCTTTGAGGTCTATAGGGTTCGGGATGGTTTTTTTAGCGGGGTGAAGGAGATTTTCCTTCATCCCTATTAGTCATTTAGATCCTTTAGATCATTGACACCCCGATTTTGGCATGTTAAACTTAAAAAAATTTGCAATTTGCAGACAATTAAAGCAGGAATAGGTGTTTTTGGTGAGCCGAGAAGAAATAGCCATCGATAAAAATTCAGTGATCCCCATTTACTATCAGCTATTTAAGCTGCTCGAAGGACAAATTCGCAGAGGAGATCTGAAGCCCG is a window encoding:
- a CDS encoding methyl-accepting chemotaxis protein, coding for MRFQRSMSIKTRVTLLVGILIVFVVIALSAAGLWNAEKMLQTSELQTEKLAQQGIRDEFSNRLDQAKSSVLSLSMNPDVAKALAERDRTTLAQLVQPVFNEVKKQGFSQLQFHLAPAISFYRAHSPKKFGDDLSKIRPTVVAANTDHKIIEGLEEGVEGYGFRVVVPVKYQDQWVGSVEYGMDFGEDFLKTLQTKNPGDYFIYLLDPSASLVKSVKTNGGLLAGIGKDNYPVAQDRVKALANGQSQFVVSGDGQSNILLIPFKDYQGQVKGYIKAVLSRSAVLKQLNDLKLWSFLIGLVVLVLGVFAGYIFSRSFTRPLIELAENAEVLAQGDLRTAIRTDWFGEIGTLALAMRKMVENTKDICSSINKALNRVEDSTKEISVATDQTSSGIEQVAESINQVAIGAQKIAQSTSEIGEQSSGINQSVLSLAGHMERISHSNSDVTERTQQGEEMMKDLAAKMSVSASKVEEIQTASQSLKDQTGKIRGITQIISGISEQTNLLALNAAIEAARAGEAGRGFAVVAEEVRKLAEGSHQSAEQIAELIDQVTRSVEASALSTEEAFSLIQEQVGIGKTALQRFMDISQGMQGVSSSLGIMSEEVQQVVRMSETIAHSIQVINDMSQEDAGASEEIAASSEEMSATVTSIRDSVEQLIVLMEELKTQSTRFVS
- the asnS gene encoding asparagine--tRNA ligase — encoded protein: MQAVTVKQIFRETEKFLNQTLEISGWVRTIRTSKAFGFIEINDGSFFENIQVVFDESLTNFLEIGKLTISSALRIQGTLVPSPGAKQPFELKAEHIEILALSSADYPLQKKRHTFEYLRTIAHLRPRTNTFAAVFRIRSVVAYAIHKFFQEKGFVYVHTPIITGSDAEGAGEMFRVTALDPANLPKTDSGAIDFAKDFFGKETSLTVSGQLNVETYCMAFRNVYTFGPTFRAENSNTARHAAEFWMIEPEIAFAELNDNMKLAEEMMKYIIQYALDYAPEEMAFFNQFVDKTLFERLENILNSDFGQITYTEAVELLEKENSQFEYPVHWGIDLQTEHERYLTEKIFMKPVFVTDYPKDIKAFYMRLNDDNKTVAAMDLLVPGVGEIIGGSQREERLEVLEERMKAFGLKEEDYHWYLDLRKYGGVKHAGYGLGFERVIMYLTGMSNIRDVIAFPRTANSCEF